TTTGGCCCTTAGCCTCTTCTGCTAAATGTCCAGGGACATAACTAGAAGTACTTCCTCAAAACCCATTTCTGAAGTCTAAAAGCACTTCCCCAGAGAGTTCCCCCAAGTAAAGACACATGGTCCCTCTAATGCTGGTCAGCTCAATCCTTTGCAAGATCAGGTCTGTGACTTACCAGTTCATTCCACTCCAAGCAGTTGATGGTAACTTCTCCCCTTTACTACTAATAGTCAAGGAGCAACTTGGATGTGTGGTGGGCAGAATGAGTTCATTTCCCCATTTTGGTCTGTTTTACCTCTTTCATACGTGAATAGCCGATACAATAAAGGTAGAAACATAACTTTTGCTATCCTTTATTACAGGAATTACTTTGTTTTTGCCTATACCTAACCTAGTATCTACTTTCCAGCCAAATCCTAACCCAACTGTCACTACCTTCAAGTATAAACTACCTCAGAGGTTGTGTTACACAGCATCAATATGTAATGTACATATTGTAGCCCGTACAATAAGCAAAACCATTAGTTCTCACATGGTTGCcttgcagtttgtttccagccacaATCATTCCCACATCACACTCTTAAGAGCTGTAATGAATTGTTTTGGCTACATGCAGCAACCACGTTAAGGTGAAATGCCCAGACACATAGTCTCAATTCTCTTTCATTGTACATATAGCTCTCAAATTGGCTTTCTGAGCCTAGTCCAATTCTTTCTCCCTACCCTTCCCTCctgctttcctcatttgtcatagatttagagaagagaaaggcagaatATTATATAGTTACCAGAAACATCAAGATGCCCTTGGGGAcaaaaaatatctgaattttAGCCCAACCAGCTTGTAAGACTTCCTGGAAGTGCActtgtttcacatttttctttttattatttccattctctACCCTGATGTCACCGTCTCCATTCTAATCCAAAGACAAGCATATACAATAGATGCAGAATATATTACTGCGGGTGGAGTTTCCACTAGCATGGGACCTTTCTGTCTAAATGGCTCTAGACTGTCAGGAAAGGCTTTAAGAAACAAAGGCCCTGCTGACAAGATGCTGGCTCTAAGAAGGTAAGATAGGAAGGTGACACAGGCAAAATCCATGGCTTGTCTTCATTCATCCCTGAGAAGGGAACAAAACTACAGGATGGTTCTAAGATCtttacaacaatcctgtgaggtaggagAGTATACAGCTACTGTAACCCCGCTGCCACTGAGGACAGTTGAATATTTACAAATGGGTGGGATGTTTCAGACCCAAAGGTAATGATGAGATGCAGACATGTGACTGAGATGTGAGTTTGGTAAACCCTTATAATCTTTACAATCTTCTTTCAGTAGCTTTGTGAGAAATAACTTGCTGCGTTAAGgccatttcagtttcttcatccatcaAGTGAAAATAAGAACAAGGCACACAGGGTTCCTGATCCTAACATTTAAAGAAAGGGCAGAACCAGGACACAGGTCTCCTTTGAGATAGAGTTTGAGATAGAGAGTGATTTGCCCAGCTCGTACTCAGAGAGAAGACGACCATTAGCGTGGTCTGGGCAAAGCTGCAATGTATTTCTCTGGTTAGGAGATCAGAGAGCAGGGGTCAGTTTTGGGTTGGTCAGAAGCAGCAAACCTAAGAGGAAGCATCCAGCCACTGCCATCAGCACCCAGCCAGTTCTGGACACGGACTGTAGTCTTTTGGCTTGTTGGTCAACCCTTCCCAAAGGGTTTCCCAAAGGCTGGATCTATTTCATCGTCCTCACTAACTTAATGATGGCACCAACAAGGATGGGGAAGAGGGGCATGAGCTACAGAAAGGACAGAGCCCTGATGCTCAGAACTGCTCTGATCTTCACCATCAGCCTGGCCACACGTCCCTCATAGGGGTGCACTGCTCATATGATAGAGCCTCAGCTTCTTCCCCTGCGGAGTTTAGAGAGCCTTTGGCCCAGGAGCAACAGGGCACTGGGTCAGGCAAGAGAATTCCTGGATTCCAGGCTCAGCTCAGTTCAAGGGAACCCTTGTCAGCAGCAGGGCCCTCCAAGACCCCTGCAGTCCAGGTGAAACTGCAAGGCCTCTGGTTAGGATGGGGGCTCTCTTAGTCCTCCCCGTTCAGGGAGCAGATGGTCAGAGGAGTGGTGTTGTTGGCACAAATGCTGTAGCAAGGACTAAAATAAGGCAGGAGGCGCCCAGGGAAGGGAAAGTGGGGAAAAGTGAAAATGTGGGAGGAGTTGTCAGTCACATTATAGAAGGAGATATCATGGGCCTCATAATCCAGGAAGACTCCCACCCGGCGTGGGGGGACTGGCAAGGACAGCAGCGGGTATTCTTCAGTGCCTGCCCGGTACTCATTTCCCTTCCTCAGCCTTATCACCCAGAATCCATAGCGGGGGGATAAATAGACCACCTCCTTCCGGTCTACATTTTCCTTACATACTCCCAGGCCCCATTCAGACCtgtctcccacctccacctcccagtaGTGGCGGCCTGAGGAGATGCACTGGCTGCCCAGGACAATATTGTAGCGGTAAAATCTCTCAGGATTGTCAGGCAGTTTCTGCTCGGTGTCTCCATAGTGCACACATTTTCTGTCCTCAGACACGATGAGGCGGGAATAAGCAGTGTCTGGATCCAGGAGCACATCAGCTATGGAAAAAGATCTTGGATGGTAACACCGATACAGAGCCGGATCTGATAGAGTGGTACACTCTATCCACATACACTGACGCAGGGGGCGTGGGTGAGGTCTCCCCGATAAACATAGGCCAGATTTTTCAACGATGGGGTAGGGGGCTAGATG
The Equus caballus isolate H_3958 breed thoroughbred chromosome 7, TB-T2T, whole genome shotgun sequence genome window above contains:
- the TRIM68 gene encoding E3 ubiquitin-protein ligase TRIM68 isoform X3 → MWEFEKYWRLLQKQQPPRQLEVEAAAALASLEQEEGETMQKLEMNHNELLQQGRFLWKMIAELEERSQRPVRWMLQGIEDVLNRSRSWSLRRPKPVSLELKTDCRVLGLREVLKTYAADVLLDPDTAYSRLIVSEDRKCVHYGDTEQKLPDNPERFYRYNIVLGSQCISSGRHYWEVEVGDRSEWGLGVCKENVDRKEVVYLSPRYGFWVIRLRKGNEYRAGTEEYPLLSLPVPPRRVGVFLDYEAHDISFYNVTDNSSHIFTFPHFPFPGRLLPYFSPCYSICANNTTPLTICSLNGED